The sequence below is a genomic window from Mycobacterium heidelbergense.
CGGCGTGCACGGCGGTGCGGTCGCCCTGGGTGAGCTCGACGTCGACGACGCTGATCCGGCGGCCGCGCTTGCGGATCGACGTCACCAGGCGCACCGCCCCGGGATCGGGCGCCCACAGGAAGCTCGCCGACACGGCAACGGGCTGCAAGTCCTGCCCGCCGTGTGCGGTGCGGGCGGCGTTGGCGCACAGCGCCAGCATCGCGCCCCCGTGCACCTTGGGCCCGATGGTCCAGTGCTCGTTGAGCTCGCCCGCATACACGCCGGGATCGACCTGCCGCAGCGTCATCGCGGTGGTGAATAGCGCGTTCATGGTCTCCTGGTGTCGCTGGAAGGTCACCGCATCAGGTGGGTGCGGGCGAACTGCAACGACTCGGCGAGCATGGCTTCGCGCTCGTGTGCCGAACGCGCGCTCGAGGTGGACACCTCCAGAATCACGTGGCCGGCGAAACGGCCGCCGGCCAGCATCTGGCACACCTCGGCGGTGGGTTGGGTGCCGCGGCCGGGCACCAGGTGCTCGTCGACGGGCAGACCGCTGCCGTCACACAAGTGCAGATGAACCAGGCCCGCGCCCATGCGCCGGGCCATGTCCAGCGAATCGGTGCCCGCGGTCGCGGTGTGGGACAGGTCCAGCGTGTAGTGCGCGTGGTTGCCGTCCAGGGGGTCGTAGGACGGCGCGAACGCCGAGATCGCCGGGCCCGGGCCGCCGCCGCGCCTGCGCATCCGTTCCCGCGACTGGCCGGCCCCGAAGAACCGGTCCGCCCGGAACGGGAACATGTTTTCCACGGCGATCATCACGTCGCCGGAGGCTTCCAGTGCCGAAACCTGCTCGCTGAATCCCTCGGCATAGCGCCGTTGCCAGCGGAACGGCGGATGCACGACGACGGTCTGCGCGCCCAGCCGTTCGGCGGCCTTCACGCTGCGCTCCAGCTTGGGGATCGGGTTGGCGCCCCACACCCGCTGCGAGATCAGCAGGCAGGGCGCGTGCACCGAGAGCACCGGCACGCGGTAGTGCCGCGACAGCTTCTTGACGGCGTCGACGTCCTGGCTGACCGACTCGCTCCACACCATCAGCTCGACCCCGTCGTAGCCGAGCCTGGCCGCATACTCGAACGCGGCCTCGGCCCGCAGTGGGTACACCGAGGCCGTCGAGAGGCCGACTTTGATTGCTGGGCGCAATGATCTGTGTGGTTCCGGGTGGGCGCCTAGCCGGACTGCAACGACAGCGCCAACGGCCCGAGCGTGATCAGCGCCCCCACCGCGACCGCGATCAACGTGCTGGCGATGTCCTCGGTCTTGCGAACCACCCGGACCCCCGCCACCAGGCCGAGGATGACGAGCACCGACAGCACCAGTGCCACGATGCTGTTCCAGCGCCACAGCTGGTCGAACGCGACGAACAGCCCGGCCCCGAACACGACGGCCAGGATCGACTGCAACACGATCAGGCTGCCGCGCCACAGCGCCTCGAGCCTGGCGCGCGCCTTGCGGGGCCTCTCGGCCTCGTCCACACGGTCGAGTGCTTCCTCGTCGTGCGGCCCGGCTGTCAGCAGGTCCGCGGGGGGTTCCCCGCCGCGGCGCCGGGCGACCTCGTCGGCGAGGGTCTGCCCGCCGAACAGCGTGGTGTCCGACTGCAGGTAGGAGCGCACGTAGGCGGAGTCCTCGGTCGCGGTTTCGGCCTCGCGCACCTCGGAGTCCATGACGTCCACCGGGATGTCGGCGTAGTGGTCCACCGGATCCGGGCTCATGTCCTCGGCGCCGGAGTGCTCGGCATCGCGCGGCTCGGTGTGGCGCAGGGGCCGCGGGTAGGCGCTGCGCTCGGGCCCCGACACGCGTTCGGGCTGCGGTGGCGACTTGGGCCAGCGCGGCGCGCGTTCGGACCAGTACGCGGTTTTGGGCCCGGCCTCGGTGCCGTGCCCGGACATCACGTCGTCGGAACGGGGTTCCGGCGCCGCCCGGGTGGCCGGTTCGGCGTCCTGAACCGCTCCGTTGGCGCCGTGCTCGGTCTCCTCGTGCTGGTCGTGCTCGTCGTCACGGATGACCGGGATCTCGCCGGTGAGCTCGGCCACCGTGACCGCGTCGCTGTCGCCGCGCCGGCGGCGCCGGCGCCGGGTGACCGCCGGGGCGCCGATGGTTCCGTTCCTGGCCAGCAATTCGGCGACCGAGATCGGCCGGGTCTCGGGGCTCTCGGTCTCGGGGTGTGGTCCGGTCATCGCTTGTTGCCTCTCGATCGGTTCGCGTTCCGATCATGTGCCTGGCCTTTAGCATCGCGCACCGAGCTCTCGACGAGCGCGGTTCCGTCGGCTTCGCTGTCGAGTTTGCGCAAGATGAGACCTTCCCGTAACGCCCACGGGCAGATGTCCAGCTCTTCGATCGACAGCGCTCGCATGCTTGCCTCCGCCACCAGGGCGCCCGCCACGATCTGCGGCGCCCGCTCGGCGCTTACCCCTTCCAGTTCCGCCCGGTCAGCGGTCGTCATCCTAGAGATGAAAGCTATGAGTTGTCTGAGGCCGTTTGCCGTGAGAGCCCTCTTCACCCGCGGTCCGGCCGCCGAGGGCGCCGCGCCGGTCAGCCGGGCCAGCGAGCGGAACGTCTTCGACGTCGCGACCGCCAGGTCGGGGCTGCCCGCTTCGAGCACCTGCACGCCGGCTTCGGCCAGCTCGGCGTCCAGCCAATCGCGCAGCATCGCCACCCGGCGCCGGCCGGGTGGATCGTCGGGCAGCCATTCGCGGGTCAATCGCCCGGCGCCCAGCGGCAACGACAGCGCGATCTCGGGCTCCTCGTCGACACCGCTGGACAACTCCAGCGAGCCGCCGCCGATGTCCAGGTTGATGATCCGCCCGGCGCTCCATCCATACCAGCGGCGCACCGCCAGGAACGTCAGACGGGACTCGTCGACGCCGCGCAGCACCTCCAACTCGACACCGGTCTCTTTGCGCACCCGGGACAGCACGTC
It includes:
- a CDS encoding sugar phosphate isomerase/epimerase family protein — protein: MRPAIKVGLSTASVYPLRAEAAFEYAARLGYDGVELMVWSESVSQDVDAVKKLSRHYRVPVLSVHAPCLLISQRVWGANPIPKLERSVKAAERLGAQTVVVHPPFRWQRRYAEGFSEQVSALEASGDVMIAVENMFPFRADRFFGAGQSRERMRRRGGGPGPAISAFAPSYDPLDGNHAHYTLDLSHTATAGTDSLDMARRMGAGLVHLHLCDGSGLPVDEHLVPGRGTQPTAEVCQMLAGGRFAGHVILEVSTSSARSAHEREAMLAESLQFARTHLMR
- a CDS encoding Ppx/GppA family phosphatase translates to MRLGVLDVGSNTVHLLVVDAHRGGHPTPMSSTKATLRLAESIDSSGKITKRGADKLISTIDEFAKIADSSGCSELMAFATSAVRDAENSDDVLSRVRKETGVELEVLRGVDESRLTFLAVRRWYGWSAGRIINLDIGGGSLELSSGVDEEPEIALSLPLGAGRLTREWLPDDPPGRRRVAMLRDWLDAELAEAGVQVLEAGSPDLAVATSKTFRSLARLTGAAPSAAGPRVKRALTANGLRQLIAFISRMTTADRAELEGVSAERAPQIVAGALVAEASMRALSIEELDICPWALREGLILRKLDSEADGTALVESSVRDAKGQAHDRNANRSRGNKR